In a single window of the Campylobacter iguaniorum genome:
- a CDS encoding DUF4405 domain-containing protein produces the protein MKLTKPIGTTATIVTFIVVGVTGVLMFFHLNNGAMKLLHEYVGLAMIVACIVHIIANLTLFKKYFIGKKLIAIAILLAISIVSLELMPNGQKPPFKDVYANFLQLSLSQAKLAFSTNEDTFNEFLNKNNLKFEDISVEKFVAKNNIKESDLVKILINK, from the coding sequence ATGAAACTCACAAAACCAATCGGTACAACAGCCACTATTGTTACATTTATAGTTGTTGGTGTAACTGGTGTGCTTATGTTTTTTCACTTAAATAATGGAGCTATGAAGCTACTTCATGAATACGTAGGACTTGCAATGATAGTAGCTTGTATCGTCCATATAATCGCAAATTTAACGCTTTTTAAAAAGTATTTTATAGGTAAAAAGCTAATAGCCATTGCCATTTTACTTGCTATTAGTATAGTAAGTTTAGAGCTCATGCCAAATGGACAAAAACCACCATTTAAAGATGTTTATGCTAATTTTTTACAGTTAAGCCTAAGTCAAGCCAAGCTTGCTTTTAGTACAAATGAAGATACTTTCAATGAATTTTTAAACAAAAATAATTTGAAATTTGAAGATATAAGCGTAGAAAAATTTGTGGCTAAAAACAACATAAAAGAAAGTGATTTGGTAAAAATATTAATCAATAAATAA
- the groL gene encoding chaperonin GroEL (60 kDa chaperone family; promotes refolding of misfolded polypeptides especially under stressful conditions; forms two stacked rings of heptamers to form a barrel-shaped 14mer; ends can be capped by GroES; misfolded proteins enter the barrel where they are refolded when GroES binds), protein MAKEIIFSDDARNKLYEGVKKLNDAVKVTMGPRGRNVLIQKSFGAPTITKDGVSVAKEIELKDTIENMGASLVREVASKTNDEAGDGTTTATVLAHAVFKEGLRNITAGANPIEVKRGMDKFAEAVTNELKAAAKKVDGKKEIAQVATISANSDSTIGDLIAEAMEKVGKDGVITVEEAKSINDELNVVEGMQFDRGYLSPYFITNAEKMQVELSSPFILLFDKKISNLKDLLPVLEQIQKTGKPLLIIAEDIEGEALATLVVNKLRGVLNISAVKAPGFGDRRKAMLEDIAILTGGEVVSEELGRTLESASLQDLGQADRVVIDKDNTTIVNGAGDKEVIAARINQIKAQIAETTSDYDREKLQERLAKLSGGVAVIKVGAATETEMKEKKDRVDDALNATKAAVEEGIVVGGGAALVKAGNKVSLDLKGDELIGAQIVKRALFAPLRQIAENAGFDAGVVANAVSCSECPNYGFNAASGEYVDMFEAGIIDPVKVERVALQNAVSVASLLLTTEATVSEIKEDKPAMPAMPDMGGMGGMGGMM, encoded by the coding sequence ATGGCAAAAGAGATTATATTTTCAGATGATGCAAGAAACAAACTTTACGAAGGTGTCAAAAAGCTAAACGACGCTGTTAAAGTGACAATGGGACCACGCGGTAGAAACGTGCTAATCCAAAAAAGCTTTGGCGCTCCAACTATCACAAAAGACGGCGTAAGCGTAGCTAAAGAGATCGAGCTTAAAGATACTATAGAAAATATGGGTGCAAGCTTGGTTCGTGAAGTTGCTAGTAAGACAAATGATGAGGCAGGAGATGGCACTACTACTGCTACAGTTTTGGCTCACGCAGTTTTCAAAGAGGGTCTTAGAAACATCACTGCAGGAGCTAATCCAATCGAAGTAAAACGCGGTATGGATAAATTTGCTGAGGCTGTGACAAATGAGCTAAAAGCAGCTGCTAAAAAAGTAGACGGCAAAAAAGAGATAGCTCAAGTAGCGACTATTTCAGCAAATAGCGATAGCACAATCGGTGATTTGATCGCTGAAGCTATGGAAAAAGTAGGCAAAGACGGCGTAATCACTGTAGAAGAAGCAAAATCAATCAATGATGAGCTAAATGTTGTTGAAGGTATGCAATTTGACCGTGGATATTTAAGTCCATATTTCATCACAAACGCAGAAAAAATGCAAGTTGAGCTAAGTAGTCCATTTATACTTTTATTTGATAAAAAAATATCAAATTTAAAAGACTTGCTTCCTGTCCTTGAGCAAATCCAAAAAACAGGCAAACCACTTTTAATAATCGCTGAAGATATCGAGGGCGAAGCTCTTGCAACTTTAGTTGTAAATAAACTTCGTGGTGTTTTAAATATTTCAGCTGTAAAAGCTCCTGGTTTTGGCGATCGCAGAAAAGCTATGCTTGAAGATATCGCTATTTTGACTGGCGGCGAAGTCGTAAGCGAAGAGCTTGGCAGAACACTAGAAAGCGCTAGCTTACAAGACCTTGGACAAGCTGACCGCGTCGTAATAGACAAAGATAATACAACTATCGTAAATGGCGCTGGAGATAAAGAAGTAATTGCAGCTAGAATTAATCAAATCAAAGCTCAAATAGCTGAAACTACAAGCGATTATGATAGGGAAAAATTACAAGAAAGATTAGCTAAACTAAGTGGTGGCGTTGCAGTTATAAAAGTAGGTGCTGCTACTGAAACTGAGATGAAAGAGAAAAAAGATAGAGTTGATGACGCTCTAAATGCTACAAAAGCAGCTGTTGAAGAAGGTATAGTCGTAGGTGGTGGTGCAGCACTAGTCAAAGCCGGAAACAAAGTAAGCCTAGATCTAAAAGGTGATGAGCTAATCGGCGCACAAATAGTAAAACGTGCTCTATTTGCTCCGCTTCGCCAAATAGCTGAAAATGCTGGATTTGACGCTGGTGTGGTAGCAAATGCTGTAAGCTGCTCAGAGTGTCCAAACTATGGCTTTAACGCAGCAAGTGGCGAATATGTAGATATGTTTGAAGCTGGTATCATCGACCCAGTCAAAGTAGAAAGAGTTGCTTTGCAAAACGCAGTAAGCGTGGCAAGCTTGCTACTAACTACTGAAGCTACAGTAAGTGAGATCAAAGAAGACAAACCTGCTATGCCAGCAATGCCTGATATGGGCGGTATGGGTGGCATGGGCGGAATGATGTAA
- a CDS encoding alkylphosphonate utilization protein: MAKDSNGNELNAGDSVTVIKDLKIKGASSTIKRGTTVKNIKLTGSQSEVECKISGVGTVVLKTEFLKKI; this comes from the coding sequence ATGGCAAAAGACAGCAACGGTAATGAATTAAACGCAGGGGATAGCGTAACAGTTATTAAAGATCTTAAAATCAAAGGCGCAAGTAGCACCATAAAACGTGGCACAACCGTAAAAAATATCAAACTCACAGGAAGCCAGAGCGAAGTAGAATGCAAGATAAGTGGAGTCGGAACAGTCGTTTTAAAAACAGAATTTCTCAAAAAAATCTAA
- the groES gene encoding co-chaperone GroES codes for MNFQPLGKRVLVEREEEVKTTASGIIIPDNASKEKPSKGKVVAASKEAEGVNEGDVVVFAKYAGSEIALDDKKYLVLNLEDVLGIIK; via the coding sequence ATGAATTTTCAACCACTTGGAAAACGTGTTTTAGTAGAACGCGAAGAAGAAGTCAAAACAACTGCTAGCGGTATCATCATACCAGATAACGCTTCAAAAGAAAAACCATCAAAAGGTAAAGTTGTAGCCGCCAGCAAAGAAGCTGAGGGCGTAAACGAGGGCGATGTAGTTGTATTTGCAAAATATGCAGGCAGCGAAATCGCACTTGATGACAAAAAATACTTAGTTTTAAATTTAGAAGATGTTTTAGGAATAATTAAATAA
- a CDS encoding AEC family transporter, which yields MDKFTYYVLMPCLLVYELGSVDLNISKTINVVFSSLGSLSIMLVILVLLNLIIRFKNSAFTSVVQGGIRFNTYVFLALTSAIYGKDGLVVAAIIIAFAIPFVNVLCISIFAIYLKNGKFSMRNFAKTIAKNPLIVACVIGYIVNLTNAFIPIFVFKTLSILSHAALPMGLLSVGVGFELRSISSAKKELFISSFAKLILLPIIAYFLAKIMGANGLYLAVATLYAAMPTAPTSHILSRELGGDVNLMSSITTFEILFSMATLFVVIPLLGFI from the coding sequence ATGGATAAATTTACATATTATGTTTTGATGCCGTGCTTGCTTGTGTATGAGCTTGGAAGTGTCGATTTAAACATATCTAAAACCATAAATGTGGTCTTTTCTTCGCTTGGATCACTTAGTATTATGCTAGTTATTTTGGTGCTTTTAAATTTGATAATTCGTTTTAAAAACAGTGCATTTACCTCCGTCGTGCAAGGCGGAATCAGGTTTAACACATACGTGTTTTTAGCCCTTACTTCTGCAATATATGGCAAAGACGGCTTAGTAGTCGCAGCCATAATCATAGCTTTTGCCATACCTTTTGTAAATGTGCTTTGCATATCTATCTTTGCTATTTACCTTAAAAATGGCAAATTTTCTATGCGAAATTTCGCCAAAACAATAGCCAAAAATCCACTCATAGTCGCTTGTGTGATCGGCTATATCGTAAATTTGACAAATGCTTTTATACCTATTTTTGTCTTTAAAACTCTTTCTATCCTAAGCCACGCAGCACTCCCCATGGGACTTTTGTCTGTGGGCGTGGGATTTGAGCTAAGATCCATAAGCTCAGCTAAAAAGGAGCTTTTTATAAGTTCATTTGCTAAGCTTATTTTATTGCCTATCATTGCGTATTTCTTAGCTAAGATTATGGGGGCTAATGGGCTTTATCTAGCAGTGGCTACCTTGTACGCTGCGATGCCTACAGCTCCGACATCTCACATACTTTCAAGAGAACTTGGGGGCGACGTAAATTTAATGAGTTCTATCACGACTTTTGAGATTTTATTTTCTATGGCGACGCTTTTTGTAGTCATACCATTGCTTGGATTTATTTAG
- a CDS encoding DNA recombination protein RmuC produces MEIYILFGSIILLLCVAIIYLFFRLNKLKFELILKEQSLVNLQNKFDKLEIFKLNLEDENAKFKSLILDLQMQNTRLQTKFDEQISINSELKTRQNELDTKTREYFDLKVAQMSENLLNLNTKNLSQNSQKILENLITPLKNEMEKYQKESLNTNTTFKTNFENLKTETKNIMTQAKNLADALNGNKKVLGNWGEIQLDSVLQGSGLVLGTNYFKQVGYKDDRGNQKYLDVVIDFGEGKKAIIDAKCSLVNYNAYFNATDLEKPAFAKALAGDVKRHIDLLSSKEYQDYDTKTYEYIFMFVPNDSIFYTALNQDSTIYEYAYEKGIFITTPLTLLMALKTVYMCWRNLKSDENAMKILNEAGKMYDKFGVFLEQFEKLENQLQTVSKTVQTSKTTLFEGSGNLLGRFENIKKLGAKTSKNINNALH; encoded by the coding sequence ATGGAAATCTATATACTTTTTGGCTCTATTATTTTGCTGCTTTGTGTGGCTATTATTTATCTGTTTTTTAGGCTAAATAAGCTTAAATTTGAGCTTATTTTAAAAGAGCAAAGCTTAGTAAATTTGCAAAATAAATTTGATAAGCTAGAGATTTTTAAGCTAAATTTAGAAGATGAAAATGCTAAATTTAAATCTTTGATTTTGGATTTGCAAATGCAAAATACAAGACTTCAGACTAAATTTGATGAGCAAATTTCTATAAATAGTGAGCTTAAAACTCGCCAAAATGAGCTAGATACAAAAACTAGAGAGTATTTTGATCTAAAAGTAGCTCAAATGAGTGAAAATCTGCTAAATTTGAACACAAAAAATTTAAGTCAAAACTCACAAAAAATCCTTGAAAATCTCATAACTCCACTCAAAAATGAGATGGAAAAATACCAAAAAGAGAGCCTAAACACAAACACGACTTTCAAAACCAACTTTGAAAATCTCAAAACTGAAACCAAAAACATAATGACCCAAGCCAAAAATCTAGCCGACGCACTAAATGGCAACAAAAAAGTGCTTGGCAACTGGGGAGAAATCCAGCTTGATAGCGTTTTGCAAGGCAGCGGGCTTGTTTTGGGGACGAATTATTTCAAGCAAGTTGGCTACAAAGATGACAGGGGAAATCAAAAATATCTTGATGTGGTAATTGACTTTGGCGAGGGCAAAAAGGCGATAATCGATGCAAAATGCTCGCTTGTAAATTACAATGCGTATTTTAATGCGACCGATCTAGAAAAGCCAGCTTTTGCAAAGGCACTTGCGGGTGACGTGAAAAGACATATTGACCTCTTAAGCTCAAAAGAATATCAAGATTATGACACCAAAACCTACGAATACATATTTATGTTTGTGCCAAATGACAGCATATTTTACACAGCGTTAAATCAAGATAGCACGATATATGAATACGCATATGAAAAGGGTATTTTCATCACTACTCCACTCACGCTTTTGATGGCTCTTAAGACTGTCTATATGTGCTGGAGAAATCTCAAAAGCGATGAAAACGCTATGAAAATCCTAAATGAAGCTGGTAAGATGTATGATAAATTTGGAGTATTTTTAGAGCAGTTTGAAAAGCTAGAAAACCAGCTCCAAACAGTATCAAAAACCGTGCAAACTAGTAAAACAACACTTTTTGAAGGTTCTGGAAATCTACTTGGTAGATTTGAAAATATCAAAAAACTTGGTGCAAAAACAAGCAAAAATATAAATAATGCTTTGCATTAA
- a CDS encoding DMT family transporter, translating to MSLGKNIFYVLLFISMVFWGGSWVNMKILVNYSNPFDLIFIRFGISALAMIPVILAMKHSFKIDLKSLFVAILTGFCLVFYMFCFYYGTKYGTASLGGAMVTTMIPIITFVFLAILGARKVSKKDGFALLLGALGVLVMLRIWEFNTANLLAPQNIYYILAAITWAILTIISAKSKISPIVFTFYLYIATSFIDAVLFVKFDEISFGEFDYIFWINMALISLGATVFANAFYFLGVTKLGAAEVSSFVFFVPFSAIILSYSFLGEKIGASIIIGTVLTILAIKILNNIKFRRK from the coding sequence ATGAGCTTAGGTAAAAATATTTTTTACGTTTTGTTGTTTATTTCTATGGTTTTTTGGGGTGGATCGTGGGTCAATATGAAGATTTTGGTAAATTATTCTAATCCATTTGATCTGATTTTTATACGTTTTGGCATATCAGCTCTAGCCATGATTCCTGTGATTTTGGCGATGAAACACTCTTTTAAAATAGATTTAAAAAGCCTGTTTGTAGCTATTTTGACTGGATTTTGCCTTGTGTTTTATATGTTTTGTTTCTACTATGGCACGAAATATGGCACCGCAAGCCTTGGTGGGGCTATGGTTACGACGATGATACCTATCATCACTTTTGTGTTTTTGGCTATCCTTGGAGCAAGAAAGGTTAGCAAAAAAGATGGCTTTGCCCTACTCTTAGGAGCTTTAGGCGTGCTTGTAATGCTACGTATTTGGGAGTTTAACACTGCAAATTTACTAGCCCCACAAAATATTTATTATATTTTAGCTGCGATTACTTGGGCTATTTTGACTATCATAAGTGCCAAATCCAAGATTTCGCCGATTGTTTTTACCTTTTATCTCTACATTGCAACCAGCTTTATAGATGCGGTTTTGTTTGTCAAATTTGATGAAATTAGCTTTGGCGAGTTTGATTATATTTTTTGGATAAATATGGCTCTCATATCACTTGGCGCGACAGTTTTTGCAAATGCATTTTATTTTTTGGGAGTTACGAAGCTTGGAGCGGCTGAAGTCAGCTCATTTGTGTTTTTTGTACCGTTTTCTGCGATTATTTTGAGCTATTCATTTTTAGGCGAAAAGATAGGAGCTTCTATTATTATAGGTACTGTGCTTACGATTTTGGCTATTAAGATTTTGAATAATATTAAATTTAGAAGAAAATAA
- a CDS encoding type II asparaginase: MSLKKVFILMLIAITSAFAKPTIYILATGGTIAGSSSSSLSSAYSSGTLTVDKLISAVPQISQIATIKGEQISNIGSQEMNNEVWLKLGKRINELLSSGQADGVVITHGTDTMEETAYFLNLVIKSDKPVVMVGAMRNSDSLSSDGPLNLYNAVSVAVSKEAVSKGVLVVMNDEIHAAREVTKTNTTAVDTFKSPNTGKIGSVIYGNAKFYMQPTRKHTKNSEFDISKINLLPRVDIIFSHSNDNPDFINTSVKNGAKGIINAGMGNGNVYPSALNALANAVQNGVVVVRDSKVGSGETTNPGEIDDAKFGFITSDNLNPVKARVLLMLGLTKTNDPKKLEEYFLAY; the protein is encoded by the coding sequence ATGTCTTTAAAAAAGGTTTTTATACTTATGCTAATAGCCATAACTTCGGCTTTTGCTAAGCCTACTATCTACATACTTGCAACTGGTGGTACGATAGCTGGAAGCTCATCAAGCTCATTAAGTAGCGCTTATTCATCAGGTACGCTCACAGTCGATAAACTCATCTCCGCAGTTCCGCAAATAAGCCAAATAGCCACCATAAAAGGCGAACAAATCTCAAATATCGGCTCTCAAGAGATGAATAATGAGGTTTGGCTAAAGCTTGGCAAACGCATAAATGAGCTTTTATCTAGCGGGCAAGCTGATGGCGTAGTAATCACACACGGCACGGATACTATGGAAGAAACTGCGTATTTTTTAAATTTAGTTATCAAAAGCGATAAGCCAGTTGTAATGGTCGGAGCTATGAGAAACTCTGATTCTTTAAGTAGCGATGGTCCTTTAAATTTGTATAATGCAGTCAGCGTGGCAGTAAGTAAAGAAGCTGTCAGCAAGGGCGTTTTGGTCGTGATGAATGATGAAATCCACGCAGCTAGAGAAGTGACTAAAACAAATACAACTGCAGTTGATACTTTCAAATCACCAAATACAGGCAAAATCGGCAGCGTCATATATGGAAATGCTAAGTTTTATATGCAACCAACAAGAAAACACACAAAAAATAGTGAGTTTGATATAAGCAAAATTAATTTACTTCCACGAGTAGATATAATCTTTAGCCATTCAAATGACAATCCAGATTTTATCAACACTTCTGTAAAAAATGGAGCAAAAGGCATAATCAACGCCGGAATGGGAAATGGAAATGTCTATCCATCTGCACTTAATGCATTAGCAAATGCTGTTCAAAACGGCGTTGTGGTTGTCAGAGACAGCAAAGTAGGTAGCGGAGAGACAACAAATCCAGGTGAGATAGATGATGCTAAATTTGGATTTATAACAAGTGATAATCTAAATCCAGTTAAAGCTAGAGTGCTTTTAATGCTAGGACTTACAAAGACAAATGATCCTAAAAAACTTGAAGAGTATTTTTTAGCTTACTAA